TTCACGTAGGGCTGCGGATTTTTGCCGCCGAAGAGGCGTTCGACGTTCGTCTCGTTTTCGGTGAACAGAAAAGCCGCGTCGCCCTCGACATCGAGGACGTAGTCCCCCATCACGGCGTGACTCGCCACCAACCGGCCCGCGCCGTCGACGCGAATCTCCGGGCGCGTCGTGCATTCCTCGTGGATCAGCCCCCAGGCCCACGTGTTTCGATACCAGAGCGTCGGCAGCACATGCAGCGGCGCTTCGTCGGGACCGCGATTCGCGATGGTGATGCGAATGAGAATGTCCTCGATGCCGGCCTTCGCGTATTCCGCGGTGACGTCGAAGTAGCGGTTGCTCTCGAACACACCGGTATCGATCAACTCATACTCGCGCTCGGTGCGACTGCGGCGACCGTTCTCGGTAATGAGCGCCCCGTAGGGAAACGCCGCCTGCGGGTATTTGTAGAGCGCCTTCGCGTAGGAATGCGTCGGCGTGGAATCGAGGTAGTAGTAGAGCTCCTTGACGTCCTCGCCGTGGTTGCCCTGCGGTCCCGTGAGGCCAAACAGGCGTTCCTTGAGAATCGCGTCGTGTTCGTTCCAGAGCGCCAGCGCGAAACACAGCCGGCCAAAGCGATCCGTGAAGCCAAGCAGGCCGTCCTCGCCCCAGCGATACGCCCGGCTGCGCGCGGCATCGTGCGGGAAGGCATTCCAGACGTCGCCGTCGGCCGAATAATCCTCGCGCACGGTGCCCCATTGGCGCTCGGAGAGATACGGTCCCCAGAGTTTCCAGAAGCGCTCGCGCCGCCCGTCTTCGAGCAGCCGAATGATCTCTGCGGGAAGCTGATTGGTCTCCATGTCGCTGGGGGGCGGGAGCCTATTGTTCGTGGTAGTTCCAGAGCAGGCCGCCATCGACGAAGAATGTCGAGCCCGTCACGAAGCTGGCTTCGTCCGAGGCGAGGAACGCCGCGAGGCCGCTCACGTCGCCGGGCTGGCCGAGCCGGCCGAGCGGGATTTGCGACGTCAGTGCCTTCATCAGGCCGGGGTCGCTCATCAGCTTCGCGTTGATCGGCGTCTCGATCGCACCCGGCGCGATGTTGTTCACCGTGATGCCATACGGCCCGAGCTCCACGGCGAGATCGCGGCAGAGCATTTTCAGGCCGCCCTTGCTCGCGCAGTAGGTCGAGAAATGCGGGAACGGCAATTCCTCGTGGACCGAGCTGATGTTGATGATGCGGCCCGCGCGCTTTGTCTCCATGAGGTGCTTCACGAAATCCTGGGTCACGAAAAACGTGCCGCGCAGGTTGATGTTCAGCACGAAATCGAAGTCCGCCTCGGTCACGTCCCAGAAATCGCCATGGCGTTCGACGCCGGCGTTGTTCACGAGGATGTCGATCTTACCGAGCGCGGCCACGCCTTCACTGACCAGGCGACGGTTGTCGTCGGGATTCGCGAGATCGCCTTGAAAAAGATGCACGCGGCGGCCGAGCTTCGTGATGGCATCCGCCGTTTCCTGCGCGCTTTCCCCGATCTTGCGGTCATCCACGATGATGTCCGCTCCGTCCTGCGCGAGGCGAATCGCAATCGCCTGGCCGATGCCCTGTCCGCTTCCCGTCACGAGTGCCACCTTGCCGTCGAGCTTCATAGGTCCTCCGTGGTAACCACCTTGGCCATAAATTGCACGCGGCTTGTGGAAGAAAACTTGCCACGCGTGCGCCGCCCGACGAAACCCATCCGCATGGCTGCCGCCACCGCCAGCATCTCCGGGCCCGCGCCGCGCGAAAATCTCGGCCTCGGCATCGCCCTCATCATTGCGGCGTTCTTCTGCGCGGCGGTCATGAGCGCCTTTGGCAAGGCCGCGACCGGCGTGCCTGCGCTGCAGCTGCTCTTTCTCCAATACGGCATCAGCTTCGCCGTCTTCCTGCCCGTCGTCGCGCGACAGGGCATCGGCACATTGAAGACCGATCACCTCGGCCTGCACGTCTTCCGCAGCGTCACCGGCTCCGTCTGCCAGCTCCTTTTCTTCATCGCGGTGAAGTCCATCCCGCTCATGGACGCCGTGCTGCTCTCGAACGCCGCGCCGCTCTTCATCCCGCTCGTCGTCTTCGTCTGGTTCCGCAAGACCGTGCAGCCGCTCGTCTGGGCCAGTCTCTTCGTCGGCCTCATCGGCATTGTCCTCATCATCAAGCCCAGCGCCGCGATGTTCCGCGACCCCGCCGCGCTCATCGCTCTCGCCGCCGCCGTGTTCTCCGCGCTCGCTCTCGTCGCGACGAACAAACTCTCCGCCACCGAGCCGCCCACGCGCATCCTCGTTTACAACTTCGGCGTCTCCACGCTCCTGCTCGCGCCAATCTGCGCGTTCTCGTGGACGCCGCCCACGCCGCACCAATGGACGCTCCTCGTCGCCGTCGGCCTCACGATGGCGCTTACGCAATACCTCATCATCCTCGCCTACCGCCACGCCAGCGCCGCGAGCATCTCGCCCTTCAACTACACCGTCGTCATCTTCTCCGGCCTGCTCGGCTGGGTTTTCTTCGGCAACGTGCCGGACTGGATCGCCGTCCTCGGCACGCTCCTCATCTGCGCCGGCGGCATCCTCAGCATCCGCGCCGGCCATCCCGAAGGCCACGGCCACGCCCTCAGCTGCGCCCGCCACAAACCCGTCCCGAAAGCATGAAATACGATCCGCGCGCCCTGCCCGACGTTCCCACGCTCGCCGCCGAGCTCACCTACCCGCACGACTCCATTCTCGGCGAATCCCCGCTCTGGGACGAACGCGAGCAGGTGCTCTACTGGGTCGACATCGACCGCGGCGAGATCCACCGCTTCGACCCCGCCACGCAGGAGGACAGGACGTCCACCCTCGGTGGCAAGGTCACGTCCATCGCTCTCCGCGTCTCCGGCGGCCTCGTCGCCACGCTCCGCAAGAACTTCGCCACCTTCGACCCCGCGACGGGCAACGCCGATATCCTCGAAGCCGTCGAGGCCGACGCGCCCGAGAACCGCTTCAACGACGGCAAATGCGACCGACAGGGCCGCTACTGGGCCGGCACGATGAACGAAGTCCGCGTCGGCGCGCCCGAGGCCGGCCTCTACCGCTACGAAGGCCCGGGCCGCTGCGAAAAAATGATCGACGGCGTCACGATCTCGAACGGCACGGGATGGAGCCCCGACGGCCGCACGATGTATTACACGGACACGCTCCGACACACCGTCTACGCCTACGACTTCGACCCCGCCACCGGCGCGATCGCGAATCGCCGCCCGTTTTACGAGGTCGAGCCCGCCGCCGAGGGGCTGCCCGACGGACTCACCGTCGATGCGGAAGGCCACGTCTGGAGCGCGCTCGTGAACTACGGCCGCATCCTCCGCTTCGATCCCGACGGCAAACTCGAGCGCATGATCACCTTCCCCGCCACGCGCGGCACCTGCTGCACCTTCGGCGGCTCGGACTACGGCGACCTCTACATCACGACGGCGCGCGAATGCCTCTCGCCGGCCCAGATCGCCGCCCAACCCATCGCCGGCAGCCTCTTCCATTGCCGTCCCGGCGTCACCGGCCTGCCCGAGACGCCCTTCCGCGACTGACTACGGCAGGATGTGCACCGGCGTCCCGAGCGGGATGCGATCGTAAAGTTCGCGCATTTCCGCGTTGCCGAGAGCGACGCACCCCTGCGTCCAATCCCGGCCGGCGCCGCCGCCGTGGATGAAGATCTCACCACCGAGCCGCGTCTTCCACGGCGGAGCCTCCCCGCGCTCGTTCGCCTCGCGAATCGCGCGTTCCTCGGCCTCGGAAATCAATCCCTCGCGGCGCCCGCGCGTGGCGTCGTCCGGGCCCGGATAGCTGATCCCCAGCGACAGGAAGAATTTGCTCTGCGGATTCTTCACGCACACGAAATACGTGCCCACGGGCGTGGCGCCGTCGCCCTCCACCCGCTTCGGGGCTCCCGGCTGCGATCCCAGGGCCACGGGATAAACCCGGATCGTCCGACCGAACGCATTCACGAGCCGGAGTTCGCGCGCGGTCTTCAGAATCTCGATCCTCGCCACCTCGTTGAATTCCCGGCGCAGGAAGAAGGCCCCGATCCCGGCCACGAGCAGCACGAGCCCGAAGATGCCGGCGGCTTTTCGCGAGTTCACAGGCGCGCCCCGGCTAGATCTCGACCTGCTTGCCGATCTCGATCGTGCGATTGCTCGGCAGGCGGAAGAACTGCGCCGCGTTCTGCGC
The sequence above is a segment of the Chthoniobacterales bacterium genome. Coding sequences within it:
- a CDS encoding glucose 1-dehydrogenase, with protein sequence MKLDGKVALVTGSGQGIGQAIAIRLAQDGADIIVDDRKIGESAQETADAITKLGRRVHLFQGDLANPDDNRRLVSEGVAALGKIDILVNNAGVERHGDFWDVTEADFDFVLNINLRGTFFVTQDFVKHLMETKRAGRIINISSVHEELPFPHFSTYCASKGGLKMLCRDLAVELGPYGITVNNIAPGAIETPINAKLMSDPGLMKALTSQIPLGRLGQPGDVSGLAAFLASDEASFVTGSTFFVDGGLLWNYHEQ
- a CDS encoding SMP-30/gluconolactonase/LRE family protein encodes the protein MKYDPRALPDVPTLAAELTYPHDSILGESPLWDEREQVLYWVDIDRGEIHRFDPATQEDRTSTLGGKVTSIALRVSGGLVATLRKNFATFDPATGNADILEAVEADAPENRFNDGKCDRQGRYWAGTMNEVRVGAPEAGLYRYEGPGRCEKMIDGVTISNGTGWSPDGRTMYYTDTLRHTVYAYDFDPATGAIANRRPFYEVEPAAEGLPDGLTVDAEGHVWSALVNYGRILRFDPDGKLERMITFPATRGTCCTFGGSDYGDLYITTARECLSPAQIAAQPIAGSLFHCRPGVTGLPETPFRD
- a CDS encoding L,D-transpeptidase, giving the protein MNSRKAAGIFGLVLLVAGIGAFFLRREFNEVARIEILKTARELRLVNAFGRTIRVYPVALGSQPGAPKRVEGDGATPVGTYFVCVKNPQSKFFLSLGISYPGPDDATRGRREGLISEAEERAIREANERGEAPPWKTRLGGEIFIHGGGAGRDWTQGCVALGNAEMRELYDRIPLGTPVHILP
- a CDS encoding DMT family transporter, giving the protein MAAATASISGPAPRENLGLGIALIIAAFFCAAVMSAFGKAATGVPALQLLFLQYGISFAVFLPVVARQGIGTLKTDHLGLHVFRSVTGSVCQLLFFIAVKSIPLMDAVLLSNAAPLFIPLVVFVWFRKTVQPLVWASLFVGLIGIVLIIKPSAAMFRDPAALIALAAAVFSALALVATNKLSATEPPTRILVYNFGVSTLLLAPICAFSWTPPTPHQWTLLVAVGLTMALTQYLIILAYRHASAASISPFNYTVVIFSGLLGWVFFGNVPDWIAVLGTLLICAGGILSIRAGHPEGHGHALSCARHKPVPKA